In Lonchura striata isolate bLonStr1 chromosome 18, bLonStr1.mat, whole genome shotgun sequence, one genomic interval encodes:
- the DRC10 gene encoding dynein regulatory complex protein 10, translated as MATPRKAGIPLGFMKVLDPRQLKPDSTETERILTVLDEAIVKLEITRLIPQITGSLERYAGMLGPEITSRLLEHQKLSMEIQHLLTSPGDEKSIKAAEQRLKCSLRNILRLFLANPLLYHGLKYEVRVREAPTDVFIKAFKEFRDFTLERLLTTPDEEKEKMQFMKDISLQVEKNTETISALQGELAGVIQTRDEEVSRKDKTIENLKTSMEDMAKNCKANIQLIMKEGEKQQKEDKEASQDRCARLKQDIQRLRTQLNALVLEHRASELVLRKEKCKAEKEIQNWVQKYDTVMTEKQATYEEVQAVYNEEKKQLSLLMEKHAILLQEYTEIEEERRMLKEKEEEAAREEARRNDAATCIQAFWKGYLVRSIYKSKLKKGKGKGKK; from the exons ATGGCAACTCCAAGGAAGGCAGGGATCCCATTAGGTTTCATGAAGGTGTTAGATCCACGCCAGCTAAAACCTGATAGCACGGAGACAGAAAGAATCCTAACTGTCTTGGATGAGGCCATTGTCAAGCTGGAGATCACCAGGTTGATCCCACAGATTACTGGCTCCCTGGAGAGGTATGCTGGGATGCTGGGACCTGAGATCACAAGCCGCCTTTTGGAGCACCAGAAGCTTTCAATGGAAATACAGCACCTGCTCACCAGCCCTGGAGATGAGAAGAGCATAAAAGCTGCAGAACAACGCCTGAAATGTTCCCTAAGAAACATCCTGAGGCTCTTCCTAGCCAACCCCTTGCTTTACCATGGGCTGAAATACGAAGTTCGGGTGAGAGAGGCACCAACTGATGTGTTTATCAAAGCCTTTAAGGAGTTCCGGGATTTCACACTCGAGAGGCTCCTGACCACTCCtgatgaagagaaggaaaagatgcAATTCATGAAAGACATTTCCCTCCAGGttgagaaaaacacagaaacaatCTCAGCTCTACAGGGAGAGCTGGCAGGAGTCATCCAGACTCGAGATGAGGAG GTTAGCAGGAAGGACAAAACAATCGAAAACCTCAAAACCAGCATGGAAGATATGGCCAAGAACTGCAAGGCTAACATCCAGCTGATCATgaaggaaggggaaaagcagcaaaaagagGATAAGGAAGCCTCCCAGGACAGGTGTGCCAGGCTGAAGCAGGACATTCAGCGCCTGCGAACACAGCTGAATGCACTGGTGCTGGAGCACCGAGCCTCAGAGCTGGTTCTCAGGAAG gaaaagtgcaaagcagagaaggaaattCAGAACTGGGTCCAGAAATACGACACAGTCATGACAGAAAAACAG GCCACATATGAGGAGGTCCAGGCTGTCTACAACGAGGAGAAGAAACAGTTGTCCCTGCTGATGGAGAAACACGCAATCCTGCTCCAGGAGTACACCGAGATTGAGGAGGAGCGCAGGAtgctgaaggagaaggaggaggaagctgCACGGGAGGAGGCCAGGAGGAACGATGCTGCCACCTGCATCCAGGCCTTCTGGAAAGGCTACTTGGTGCGGTCCATCTACAAGTCAAAACTGAAGAAGGGAAAGGGCAAGGGCAAGAAATAA
- the SLC35E4 gene encoding solute carrier family 35 member E4, with the protein MCPRPRRGDAGAAAVGAAGPARPRAAGPGRADGGRPPGPALPLTLSVLAWLGTGTTMAGLNKWIFAAHGFRYPLLLSALHMLSGVAVGYPLGWARAPGPRPRARIYLLSLTFCTSVALGNLGLSYVQLDVAQAVATTTPLVTLVLGLLAGRRPHPLQFWAMGPVCAGAACSIAGGLCFSQPGCGFLLAATVLRALKSIQQSVLLQEDRLDALSLLGLTSLPSFVLLFGAAVALELGPSWQGVLRPDAALWGCVLLSCLGSVLYNLATSCLLSLTSALTLHLLGSLTVVGNLLLSWLLFGTRLGALGYAGVALTLAGMVLYHQPRLLAACWGLRRHLHHE; encoded by the exons ATGTGCCCGCGGCCGCGGCGCGGCGATGCCGGTGCAGCCGCGGTGGGCGCGGCgggccccgcgcggccccgcgcggccgggccgggccgggcggacggggggcggccgccggggccggcgctgccgctGACCCTCAGCGTGCTGGCCTGGCTGGGCACCGGCACCACCATGGCCGGCCTCAACAAGTGGATCTTCGCGGCGCACGGGTTCCGCtacccgctgctgctctcggcgctGCACATGCTGTCCGGCGTGGCCGTGGGATACCcgctgggctgggcacgggcaccggggccccggccccgcgccagGATCTACCTGCTCAGCCTCACCTTCTGCACCAGCGTGGCCCTGGGCAACCTGGGCCTGAGCTACGTGCAGCTGGACGTGGCCCAGGCCGTGGCCACCACCACGCCGCTGGTGACgctggtgctggggctgctggcggGCCGGCGGCCGCACCCGCTGCAGTTCTGGGCCATGGGGCCGGtgtgcgccggggccgcctgcAGCATCGCCGGCGGCCTCTGCTTCTCCCAGCCCGGCTGCGGCTTCCTCCTGGCCGCCACCGTGCTCCGCGCCCTCAAGTCCATCCAGCAGA gtgtgctGCTCCAGGAGGACCGTCTGGACGCGCTGTCCCTGCTCGGCCTGACGTCCCTGCCCAGCTTCGTGCTGCTGTTCGGGGCGGCCGTGGCGCTGGAGCTGGGCCCCTCGTGGCAGGGCGTCCTTCGGCCCGACGCCGCGCTCTGGGGCTGCGTCCTGCTCAGCTGCCTGGGCTCCGTCCTCTACAACCTGGCCACCTCCTGCCTCCTGTCCCTCACCTCGGCCCTCACGCTGCACCTCCTGGGCAGCCTCACCGTGGTGGGCAACCTGCTGCTGTCGTGGCTGCTGTTCGGCACGCGGCTGGGCGCGCTGGGCTACGCCGGCGTGGCGCTGACGCTGGCGGGGATGGTGCTGTACCACCAGCCCCGGCTCCTGGCCGCCTGCTGGGGCCTGCGGCGGCACCTGCACCACGAGTAG
- the TCN2 gene encoding transcobalamin-2, translating to MGLPPVPLLLLLLPALLPARCCEPPEGSAGAVRALSARLLGLAGDPTRDPDPAVYLALRLAREHDPRLEQRYLERLQDAFQRPFGRSLQGHGRSRWDAESSRSAAEPPQTGRLALYLLGLQAACPPLSPQRSLVTWLKYYLEEDWTGSRQQGHPITSYYQYGLGVLALCVHRKRVREEVVRRLLTAQHHGKLGHGGNTVDTEAVLALAFTCLEQRRLVGTELAAKLRAAAHEASRNMAKAQGPDGIIGNIYSTPWALQVFLATGECQTEPAFGQAVAALLENLEAFGTAATMAQALPVLHGRSYLDIASMRCGEEPDTLTPLDMEPLAEVPGNKKVQLVVECPLPWCYELRLYDRLVPVPAAASLLDVLQAAAALEPRDFRFHTQDTPQGPFLTEVLGLEARQEKRNYWQILTAPSTPLQMGIADYRPQDGETLILRLSEW from the exons ATGGGGCTGCCGCCCgtcccgctgctgctgctgctgctgcccgcgCTGCTGCCCGCCCGCTGCTGCG AGCCCCCGGAGGGCTCGGCGGGCGCCGTGCGGGCGCTGAGTGcgcggctgctggggctggcggGGGACCCCACGCGGGACCCCGACCCCGCCGTGTACCTGGCGCTGCGCCTGGCCCGCGAGCACGACCCGCGGCTGGAGCAGCGCTACCTGGAGCGGCTGCAGGACGCCTTCCAGCGCCCCTTCGGCAG GAGCCTGCAGGGCCACGGCCGCTCGCGGTGGGACGCTGAGAGCAGCAG GAGCGCGGCGGAGCCCCCGCAGACGGGGCGGCTGGCACTgtacctgctggggctgcaggccGCCTGTCCCCCGCTCAGTCCCCAGCGCTCGCTGGTGACGTGGCTCAAGTACTACCTGGAGGAGGACTGGACAG GCTCCCGGCAGCAAGGCCACCCCATCACCAGTTACTACCAGTACGGGCTGGGCGTGCTGGCGCTCTGTGTGCACCGCAAGCGGGTGCGGGAGGAGGTGGTCCGGCGGCTCCTCACGGCCCAGCACCATGGAAAGCTCGGGCATGGTGGCAACACCGTGG ACACCgaggctgtgctggcactggcCTTCacctgcctggagcagaggaggTTGGTGGGGACCGAGCTGGCAGCCAAGCTCCGGGCGGCCGCACACGAGGCCAGCAGGAACATGGCCAAGGCCCAAGGCCCCGACGGCATCATCGGCAACATCTACAGCACCCCGTGGGCCCTGCAG GTGTTCCTGGCCACGGGCGAGTGCCAGACGGAGCCGGCGTTCGGCCAGGCcgtggctgcgctgctggagaaCCTGGAAGCCTTCGGCACCGCCGCCACCATGGCCCAGGCGCTGCCGGTGCTGCACGGCCGCTCCTACCTGGACATCGCCTCCATGCGCTGTGGGGAGGAGCCAG ACACGCTGACACCCCTGGACATGGAGCCCCTGGCTGAGGTTCCAGGGAACAAGAAGGTGCAGCTGGTGGTGGAGTGTCCCCTGCCCTGGTGCTACGAGCTCCGGCTCTACGACCGCCTGGTGCCCgtgcccgccgccgcctccctcCTGGACGTGCTGCAGGCGGCTGCTGCGCTGGAACCCCGTGACTTCAG GTTCCACACCCAGGACACCCCCCAGGGCCCCTTCCTGACcgaggtgctggggctggaggccCGGCAGGAGAAGCGCAACTACTGGCAGATCCTGACTGCGCCCAGCACCCCCCTGCAGATGG GTATCGCTGACTACAGACCCCAGGATGGGGAGACCCTCATCCTGCGCCTCAGCGAGTGGTAG